A single window of Patescibacteria group bacterium DNA harbors:
- a CDS encoding TatD family hydrolase, whose protein sequence is MLIDTHAHLNFSAFNKDRDKIIKKCLDNNVWVVNVGTNLITSKQVVELALKYEKGIYASIGLHPINLETGLVKIKADINERKSIEKEFDYEKYKKLAQNEKVVAIGEIGLDYYWRPKTKVKKELFKQKQKDLLLEQLKLAKELDLPVIFHCRMANHDLFNILSDHSDLRPKKAVAHSFVGSVDDIRRHIDLGYYIGFNGIIFKNIEGIDFKEIIKATPSERILIETDCPYLVPPQAQTKRNEPIFVKYIAQEIAKIKSISFEKVKEAITKNAKTLFGI, encoded by the coding sequence ATGTTAATTGATACCCACGCTCATTTGAATTTTTCTGCTTTTAATAAAGACAGAGATAAAATTATTAAAAAATGCCTGGACAATAATGTCTGGGTTGTTAATGTTGGAACAAATTTAATTACTTCAAAACAAGTCGTTGAATTAGCTTTAAAGTATGAAAAAGGCATTTATGCTTCTATTGGACTTCATCCAATCAATTTAGAAACAGGACTAGTGAAAATAAAAGCTGATATCAATGAAAGAAAAAGCATTGAAAAAGAATTTGATTATGAAAAGTACAAAAAACTAGCTCAGAATGAAAAAGTGGTTGCAATTGGTGAAATTGGTTTGGATTATTACTGGAGGCCTAAAACTAAAGTAAAAAAAGAATTATTCAAACAAAAACAAAAAGATTTATTATTAGAGCAGTTAAAGCTTGCCAAAGAGTTGGATTTGCCAGTGATATTTCATTGTCGTATGGCTAATCATGATTTGTTTAATATTTTATCTGATCATTCTGATTTAAGACCTAAAAAAGCAGTTGCCCATAGTTTTGTTGGTAGCGTTGATGATATTAGAAGACATATTGATTTGGGATACTATATTGGTTTTAATGGAATAATTTTTAAAAATATTGAAGGTATTGATTTTAAAGAGATTATAAAAGCCACGCCATCAGAGAGAATTTTAATTGAAACAGATTGTCCTTATTTAGTACCTCCTCAAGCTCAAACAAAACGCAATGAACCTATTTTTGTAAAATATATTGCTCAGGAGATTGCTAAAATAAAGAGCATAAGTTTTGAAAAAGTAAAAGAAGCTATTACTAAAAACGCAAAAACATTGTTTGGGATATAG